In the genome of Kazachstania africana CBS 2517 chromosome 6, complete genome, the window agaagaaagaaCTAAAATCAGTTGAACCATTCTTAGAGCTGCCAGTAGGTATAATTAAAGGTGTATTAGAGGCTCTGGGGTATAATGCGAAGGAGACGATCTGCTTGGCCACATATATAGATTTGCCAAATGAAGATGCATCTCATTATGGATTTTCCAAAGGGATAAGCTTCCACGTGCAAGTCACGAATACCACCCGTCAGCAGCAACCGTAGCTTTGAAATAACATATTCCTACTGTACAATATTAACTCATATATacacttatatatatatagtgGCGTATGTTTCTATATTACAAGGCCTTTACAACAAGAGCATTCACTTCTTggattttttatttttcttcaaactAGCTTTGAACATCTTGTCTAACTcataatcatcatcatcgttttcattttcctgCAATTTTTCCTCCTCAGCTGTTCTCTTTTTATCACCGAACACCATTCTACCTTTATTTAATGTCTTCATATGTATGGTATCCTCGTCAGCTACTGTCTTACCTTGTTTCAAAGTGGTAAAACTGACATTTGACGTTACTACTTTGTTCATCATtggtttcttcttcaaaaacttcttggttatcttcttctttgggTCATTATTCGTTACAGTAGAATTGGTGGTATACCATTCAGAATTATCGTGGAATTTGCTATTATTAGTCCTGGAATTTACGGATGCACTTCTCGAGCTATCAGCACTTGTCGTCGACGCATCGTCGTTCGAGAACTTCATGAACTTCATATTCATGACCCTGTTAGATAGCTTACCAGTAACATTACTCATCTTTACAGTATGTTATTACGTTATATTCGTACTACTTCAAGTAACTTCAAGCTCATCGATgtgatgaattttttttaatttcgCTTTagtatattttgatattgaaactATTCAGTGTACTGTTGGTTTATTCACAGTTAGAAAAACGCATTCAAGATGTTCAGGCCCACCCGATTATGTCTGAGTGCTACATCGAAGCGAATCAAGAGAGTTAAAGTGCAACTACTGAAGGATTTCCCGCAGTTTCAGCTTTCGAAAGGTCAAGTTACAGACGTCAAACCTTCCCTTATGAGGAACTACTTGCATAATTTCAATGGTGCTAGATATATACTTAAGGATACCGACGTAGACACGGTATTGCTGAAGAGCTACAAGGTCAATGAAGCCAGTACACAGAAAGATCAACAACCGGCTGCAAAACTGATGTCTAAAGCCCAAGTAAAAGAAGGGAGAGCTTTGGAAAAAATGCTAGGTAAGCCCAGGGAGAAGAAAGTGCTGGATAACGATATCTCTTTGAAAGATGTATATATTCCTGGTTTAGATGCATAGACCTTTGTAATGACTTGTATATAATATGGTTTAAAtatggaaagaaaaaataaacatcGAGAAAACTAATCGAGGAACCAACCAAATGAAAGATCAAGAGGGTCAGGAACCTCTTACGATCCAAGCTTCCTCACATGGCTTTGAGTGGTGGAgaaaaaagtttcaataCACCACAGGACTTGGGCTCACACCTGAACTGAAGCAAGAATATGAAAGGgacttcaaatttattgctcaaaataaaaaatgtaAGACTTGCTACAACGAT includes:
- the MPP6 gene encoding Mpp6p (similar to Saccharomyces cerevisiae YNR024W; ancestral locus Anc_6.326) produces the protein MSNVTGKLSNRVMNMKFMKFSNDDASTTSADSSRSASVNSRTNNSKFHDNSEWYTTNSTVTNNDPKKKITKKFLKKKPMMNKVVTSNVSFTTLKQGKTVADEDTIHMKTLNKGRMVFGDKKRTAEEEKLQENENDDDDYELDKMFKASLKKNKKSKK
- the MRPL50 gene encoding mitochondrial 54S ribosomal protein bL9m MRPL50 (similar to Saccharomyces cerevisiae MRPL50 (YNR022C); ancestral locus Anc_6.321), whose protein sequence is MFRPTRLCLSATSKRIKRVKVQLLKDFPQFQLSKGQVTDVKPSLMRNYLHNFNGARYILKDTDVDTVLLKSYKVNEASTQKDQQPAAKLMSKAQVKEGRALEKMLGKPREKKVLDNDISLKDVYIPGLDA